Proteins from a single region of Gossypium arboreum isolate Shixiya-1 chromosome 1, ASM2569848v2, whole genome shotgun sequence:
- the LOC108480363 gene encoding probable tetraacyldisaccharide 4'-kinase, mitochondrial isoform X3, whose product MEKLKQAVKEIAYYRHQAKFSKLHLSLIPFLSLSSSLYGALLYTRQSLYRSGFFSKNRLPVPVISVGNLTWGGNGKTPMAEFIAKRLADYGISPLILTRGYAGGDEAKMLKRHLLGGPVKVGVGANRVATANLFFEKYGYVDYRGSKFFERTYLDPKMGSHVGSQKIGAAVLDDGMQVLEQKLKDIKLVLQEIKESLPIFYTRMTPSYFFELRNISTKMHLGAVLDAVVLCVSAIGSPDAFVRAMEKIGPLFVDRFDFSDHYSFQLKDIHMMRERLRQLEDKFGYKPIVIVTEKDYDRDPEILKHLHPFKVLVLCSEMQIIPCNGCNEDSFKSLLKELLEV is encoded by the exons ATGGAGAAACTGAAGCAAGCAGTGAAAGAGATCGCCTACTACCGACACCAAGCTAAGTTTTCCAAGCTTCATCTCTCTCttattcctttcctttccttGTCTTCGTCTCTCTACGGCGCCCTTCTCTATACTCGTCAGTCTCTTTACCGCTCTGGTTTCTTCTCTAAGAACAG GTTGCCAGTGCCGGTAATCAGTGTTGGGAATTTGACGTGGGGAGGAAATGGAAAGACCCCAATGGCTGAGTTCATAGCTAAACGCTTAGCTGATTATGGAATTTCACCTCTCATTTTGACGAGG GGCTATGCCGGTGGAGATGAAGCTAAAATGCTAAAAAGGCATCTACTTGGGGGACCTGTAAAAGTTGGTGTAGGTGCAAATAGGGTGGCCACTGCCAATTTGTTCTTTGAAAAATATGGATATGTAGATTACCGTGGTAGTAAATTCTTTGAGAGAACCTATCTTGACCCAAAAATGGGAAGTCATGTTGGTTCACAAAAAATTGGTGCAGCAGTTTTAGACGATGGTATGCAG GTGTTGGAACAAAAGCTCAAAGATATCAAGTTAGTGCTTCAAGAAATCAAGGAGTCACTTCCTATTTTTTACACCAGAATGACTCCCTCATATTTCTTTGAACTGAGAAATATAAGCACAAAGATGCATTTGGGAGCTGTGCTCGATGCAGTTGTCTTATGTGTTTCTGCAATCGGTTCTCCCGATGCTTTTGTGCGGGCGATGGAAAAG ATAGGACCATTATTTGTCGATCGATTTGACTTCAGTGACCATTACTCGTTTCAACTTAAG GATATTCATATGATGAGAGAGCGGCTTAGACAACTCGAGGACAAGTTTGGTTATAAGCCAATTGTTATAGTTACAGAAAAA GACTATGATCGAGACCCCGAGATTCTGAAACATTTGCATCCTTTCAAAGTTCTGGTACTCTGTTCTGAAATGCAGATTATACCTTGTAACGGCTGCAATGAGGATAGCTTCAAGTCGTTATTGAAGGAGCTACTGGAAGTGTAA
- the LOC108480363 gene encoding probable tetraacyldisaccharide 4'-kinase, mitochondrial isoform X4, with amino-acid sequence MEKLKQAVKEIAYYRHQAKFSKLHLSLIPFLSLSSSLYGALLYTRQSLYRSGFFSKNRLPVPVISVGNLTWGGNGKTPMAEFIAKRLADYGISPLILTRGYAGGDEAKMLKRHLLGGPVKVGVGANRVATANLFFEKYGYVDYRGSKFFERTYLDPKMGSHVGSQKIGAAVLDDGMQHWSLCRDLEIVMINGLMPWGNCKLLPLGPLREPLIAIKRANIAVVHHADLVLEQKLKDIKLVLQEIKESLPIFYTRMTPSYFFELRNISTKMHLGAVLDAVVLCVSAIGSPDAFVRAMEKIGPLFVDRFDFSDHYSFQLKIIPCNGCNEDSFKSLLKELLEV; translated from the exons ATGGAGAAACTGAAGCAAGCAGTGAAAGAGATCGCCTACTACCGACACCAAGCTAAGTTTTCCAAGCTTCATCTCTCTCttattcctttcctttccttGTCTTCGTCTCTCTACGGCGCCCTTCTCTATACTCGTCAGTCTCTTTACCGCTCTGGTTTCTTCTCTAAGAACAG GTTGCCAGTGCCGGTAATCAGTGTTGGGAATTTGACGTGGGGAGGAAATGGAAAGACCCCAATGGCTGAGTTCATAGCTAAACGCTTAGCTGATTATGGAATTTCACCTCTCATTTTGACGAGG GGCTATGCCGGTGGAGATGAAGCTAAAATGCTAAAAAGGCATCTACTTGGGGGACCTGTAAAAGTTGGTGTAGGTGCAAATAGGGTGGCCACTGCCAATTTGTTCTTTGAAAAATATGGATATGTAGATTACCGTGGTAGTAAATTCTTTGAGAGAACCTATCTTGACCCAAAAATGGGAAGTCATGTTGGTTCACAAAAAATTGGTGCAGCAGTTTTAGACGATGGTATGCAG CATTGGAGCTTATGTCGTGACCTAGAAATTGTAATGATTAACGGACTAATGCCTTGGGGAAACTGCAAACTACTTCCTCTTGGACCCTTAAGAGAACCTTTAATAGCAATCAAACGTGCCAATATTGCTGTAGTCCATCATGCTGACCTG GTGTTGGAACAAAAGCTCAAAGATATCAAGTTAGTGCTTCAAGAAATCAAGGAGTCACTTCCTATTTTTTACACCAGAATGACTCCCTCATATTTCTTTGAACTGAGAAATATAAGCACAAAGATGCATTTGGGAGCTGTGCTCGATGCAGTTGTCTTATGTGTTTCTGCAATCGGTTCTCCCGATGCTTTTGTGCGGGCGATGGAAAAG ATAGGACCATTATTTGTCGATCGATTTGACTTCAGTGACCATTACTCGTTTCAACTTAAG ATTATACCTTGTAACGGCTGCAATGAGGATAGCTTCAAGTCGTTATTGAAGGAGCTACTGGAAGTGTAA
- the LOC108480363 gene encoding probable tetraacyldisaccharide 4'-kinase, mitochondrial isoform X2, with protein sequence MEKLKQAVKEIAYYRHQAKFSKLHLSLIPFLSLSSSLYGALLYTRQSLYRSGFFSKNRLPVPVISVGNLTWGGNGKTPMAEFIAKRLADYGISPLILTRGYAGGDEAKMLKRHLLGGPVKVGVGANRVATANLFFEKYGYVDYRGSKFFERTYLDPKMGSHVGSQKIGAAVLDDGMQHWSLCRDLEIVMINGLMPWGNCKLLPLGPLREPLIAIKRANIAVVHHADLVLEQKLKDIKLVLQEIKESLPIFYTRMTPSYFFELRNISTKMHLGAVLDAVVLCVSAIGSPDAFVRAMEKIGPLFVDRFDFSDHYSFQLKDYDRDPEILKHLHPFKVLVLCSEMQIIPCNGCNEDSFKSLLKELLEV encoded by the exons ATGGAGAAACTGAAGCAAGCAGTGAAAGAGATCGCCTACTACCGACACCAAGCTAAGTTTTCCAAGCTTCATCTCTCTCttattcctttcctttccttGTCTTCGTCTCTCTACGGCGCCCTTCTCTATACTCGTCAGTCTCTTTACCGCTCTGGTTTCTTCTCTAAGAACAG GTTGCCAGTGCCGGTAATCAGTGTTGGGAATTTGACGTGGGGAGGAAATGGAAAGACCCCAATGGCTGAGTTCATAGCTAAACGCTTAGCTGATTATGGAATTTCACCTCTCATTTTGACGAGG GGCTATGCCGGTGGAGATGAAGCTAAAATGCTAAAAAGGCATCTACTTGGGGGACCTGTAAAAGTTGGTGTAGGTGCAAATAGGGTGGCCACTGCCAATTTGTTCTTTGAAAAATATGGATATGTAGATTACCGTGGTAGTAAATTCTTTGAGAGAACCTATCTTGACCCAAAAATGGGAAGTCATGTTGGTTCACAAAAAATTGGTGCAGCAGTTTTAGACGATGGTATGCAG CATTGGAGCTTATGTCGTGACCTAGAAATTGTAATGATTAACGGACTAATGCCTTGGGGAAACTGCAAACTACTTCCTCTTGGACCCTTAAGAGAACCTTTAATAGCAATCAAACGTGCCAATATTGCTGTAGTCCATCATGCTGACCTG GTGTTGGAACAAAAGCTCAAAGATATCAAGTTAGTGCTTCAAGAAATCAAGGAGTCACTTCCTATTTTTTACACCAGAATGACTCCCTCATATTTCTTTGAACTGAGAAATATAAGCACAAAGATGCATTTGGGAGCTGTGCTCGATGCAGTTGTCTTATGTGTTTCTGCAATCGGTTCTCCCGATGCTTTTGTGCGGGCGATGGAAAAG ATAGGACCATTATTTGTCGATCGATTTGACTTCAGTGACCATTACTCGTTTCAACTTAAG GACTATGATCGAGACCCCGAGATTCTGAAACATTTGCATCCTTTCAAAGTTCTGGTACTCTGTTCTGAAATGCAGATTATACCTTGTAACGGCTGCAATGAGGATAGCTTCAAGTCGTTATTGAAGGAGCTACTGGAAGTGTAA
- the LOC108480363 gene encoding probable tetraacyldisaccharide 4'-kinase, mitochondrial isoform X1: MEKLKQAVKEIAYYRHQAKFSKLHLSLIPFLSLSSSLYGALLYTRQSLYRSGFFSKNRLPVPVISVGNLTWGGNGKTPMAEFIAKRLADYGISPLILTRGYAGGDEAKMLKRHLLGGPVKVGVGANRVATANLFFEKYGYVDYRGSKFFERTYLDPKMGSHVGSQKIGAAVLDDGMQHWSLCRDLEIVMINGLMPWGNCKLLPLGPLREPLIAIKRANIAVVHHADLVLEQKLKDIKLVLQEIKESLPIFYTRMTPSYFFELRNISTKMHLGAVLDAVVLCVSAIGSPDAFVRAMEKIGPLFVDRFDFSDHYSFQLKDIHMMRERLRQLEDKFGYKPIVIVTEKDYDRDPEILKHLHPFKVLVLCSEMQIIPCNGCNEDSFKSLLKELLEV, translated from the exons ATGGAGAAACTGAAGCAAGCAGTGAAAGAGATCGCCTACTACCGACACCAAGCTAAGTTTTCCAAGCTTCATCTCTCTCttattcctttcctttccttGTCTTCGTCTCTCTACGGCGCCCTTCTCTATACTCGTCAGTCTCTTTACCGCTCTGGTTTCTTCTCTAAGAACAG GTTGCCAGTGCCGGTAATCAGTGTTGGGAATTTGACGTGGGGAGGAAATGGAAAGACCCCAATGGCTGAGTTCATAGCTAAACGCTTAGCTGATTATGGAATTTCACCTCTCATTTTGACGAGG GGCTATGCCGGTGGAGATGAAGCTAAAATGCTAAAAAGGCATCTACTTGGGGGACCTGTAAAAGTTGGTGTAGGTGCAAATAGGGTGGCCACTGCCAATTTGTTCTTTGAAAAATATGGATATGTAGATTACCGTGGTAGTAAATTCTTTGAGAGAACCTATCTTGACCCAAAAATGGGAAGTCATGTTGGTTCACAAAAAATTGGTGCAGCAGTTTTAGACGATGGTATGCAG CATTGGAGCTTATGTCGTGACCTAGAAATTGTAATGATTAACGGACTAATGCCTTGGGGAAACTGCAAACTACTTCCTCTTGGACCCTTAAGAGAACCTTTAATAGCAATCAAACGTGCCAATATTGCTGTAGTCCATCATGCTGACCTG GTGTTGGAACAAAAGCTCAAAGATATCAAGTTAGTGCTTCAAGAAATCAAGGAGTCACTTCCTATTTTTTACACCAGAATGACTCCCTCATATTTCTTTGAACTGAGAAATATAAGCACAAAGATGCATTTGGGAGCTGTGCTCGATGCAGTTGTCTTATGTGTTTCTGCAATCGGTTCTCCCGATGCTTTTGTGCGGGCGATGGAAAAG ATAGGACCATTATTTGTCGATCGATTTGACTTCAGTGACCATTACTCGTTTCAACTTAAG GATATTCATATGATGAGAGAGCGGCTTAGACAACTCGAGGACAAGTTTGGTTATAAGCCAATTGTTATAGTTACAGAAAAA GACTATGATCGAGACCCCGAGATTCTGAAACATTTGCATCCTTTCAAAGTTCTGGTACTCTGTTCTGAAATGCAGATTATACCTTGTAACGGCTGCAATGAGGATAGCTTCAAGTCGTTATTGAAGGAGCTACTGGAAGTGTAA
- the LOC108480363 gene encoding probable tetraacyldisaccharide 4'-kinase, mitochondrial isoform X5, producing MEKLKQAVKEIAYYRHQAKFSKLHLSLIPFLSLSSSLYGALLYTRQSLYRSGFFSKNRLPVPVISVGNLTWGGNGKTPMAEFIAKRLADYGISPLILTRGYAGGDEAKMLKRHLLGGPVKVGVGANRVATANLFFEKYGYVDYRGSKFFERTYLDPKMGSHVGSQKIGAAVLDDGMQHWSLCRDLEIVMINGLMPWGNCKLLPLGPLREPLIAIKRANIAVVHHADLVLEQKLKDIKLVLQEIKESLPIFYTRMTPSYFFELRNISTKMHLGAVLDAVVLCVSAIGSPDAFVRAMEKDHYLSIDLTSVTITRFNLRLYLVTAAMRIASSRY from the exons ATGGAGAAACTGAAGCAAGCAGTGAAAGAGATCGCCTACTACCGACACCAAGCTAAGTTTTCCAAGCTTCATCTCTCTCttattcctttcctttccttGTCTTCGTCTCTCTACGGCGCCCTTCTCTATACTCGTCAGTCTCTTTACCGCTCTGGTTTCTTCTCTAAGAACAG GTTGCCAGTGCCGGTAATCAGTGTTGGGAATTTGACGTGGGGAGGAAATGGAAAGACCCCAATGGCTGAGTTCATAGCTAAACGCTTAGCTGATTATGGAATTTCACCTCTCATTTTGACGAGG GGCTATGCCGGTGGAGATGAAGCTAAAATGCTAAAAAGGCATCTACTTGGGGGACCTGTAAAAGTTGGTGTAGGTGCAAATAGGGTGGCCACTGCCAATTTGTTCTTTGAAAAATATGGATATGTAGATTACCGTGGTAGTAAATTCTTTGAGAGAACCTATCTTGACCCAAAAATGGGAAGTCATGTTGGTTCACAAAAAATTGGTGCAGCAGTTTTAGACGATGGTATGCAG CATTGGAGCTTATGTCGTGACCTAGAAATTGTAATGATTAACGGACTAATGCCTTGGGGAAACTGCAAACTACTTCCTCTTGGACCCTTAAGAGAACCTTTAATAGCAATCAAACGTGCCAATATTGCTGTAGTCCATCATGCTGACCTG GTGTTGGAACAAAAGCTCAAAGATATCAAGTTAGTGCTTCAAGAAATCAAGGAGTCACTTCCTATTTTTTACACCAGAATGACTCCCTCATATTTCTTTGAACTGAGAAATATAAGCACAAAGATGCATTTGGGAGCTGTGCTCGATGCAGTTGTCTTATGTGTTTCTGCAATCGGTTCTCCCGATGCTTTTGTGCGGGCGATGGAAAAG GACCATTATTTGTCGATCGATTTGACTTCAGTGACCATTACTCGTTTCAACTTAAG ATTATACCTTGTAACGGCTGCAATGAGGATAGCTTCAAGTCGTTATTGA
- the LOC108480363 gene encoding probable tetraacyldisaccharide 4'-kinase, mitochondrial isoform X6, translating to MEKLKQAVKEIAYYRHQAKFSKLHLSLIPFLSLSSSLYGALLYTRQSLYRSGFFSKNRLPVPVISVGNLTWGGNGKTPMAEFIAKRLADYGISPLILTRGYAGGDEAKMLKRHLLGGPVKVGVGANRVATANLFFEKYGYVDYRGSKFFERTYLDPKMGSHVGSQKIGAAVLDDGMQHWSLCRDLEIVMINGLMPWGNCKLLPLGPLREPLIAIKRANIAVVHHADLVLEQKLKDIKLVLQEIKESLPIFYTRMTPSYFFELRNISTKMHLGAVLDAVVLCVSAIGSPDAFVRAMEKDHYLSIDLTSVTITRFNLRTMIETPRF from the exons ATGGAGAAACTGAAGCAAGCAGTGAAAGAGATCGCCTACTACCGACACCAAGCTAAGTTTTCCAAGCTTCATCTCTCTCttattcctttcctttccttGTCTTCGTCTCTCTACGGCGCCCTTCTCTATACTCGTCAGTCTCTTTACCGCTCTGGTTTCTTCTCTAAGAACAG GTTGCCAGTGCCGGTAATCAGTGTTGGGAATTTGACGTGGGGAGGAAATGGAAAGACCCCAATGGCTGAGTTCATAGCTAAACGCTTAGCTGATTATGGAATTTCACCTCTCATTTTGACGAGG GGCTATGCCGGTGGAGATGAAGCTAAAATGCTAAAAAGGCATCTACTTGGGGGACCTGTAAAAGTTGGTGTAGGTGCAAATAGGGTGGCCACTGCCAATTTGTTCTTTGAAAAATATGGATATGTAGATTACCGTGGTAGTAAATTCTTTGAGAGAACCTATCTTGACCCAAAAATGGGAAGTCATGTTGGTTCACAAAAAATTGGTGCAGCAGTTTTAGACGATGGTATGCAG CATTGGAGCTTATGTCGTGACCTAGAAATTGTAATGATTAACGGACTAATGCCTTGGGGAAACTGCAAACTACTTCCTCTTGGACCCTTAAGAGAACCTTTAATAGCAATCAAACGTGCCAATATTGCTGTAGTCCATCATGCTGACCTG GTGTTGGAACAAAAGCTCAAAGATATCAAGTTAGTGCTTCAAGAAATCAAGGAGTCACTTCCTATTTTTTACACCAGAATGACTCCCTCATATTTCTTTGAACTGAGAAATATAAGCACAAAGATGCATTTGGGAGCTGTGCTCGATGCAGTTGTCTTATGTGTTTCTGCAATCGGTTCTCCCGATGCTTTTGTGCGGGCGATGGAAAAG GACCATTATTTGTCGATCGATTTGACTTCAGTGACCATTACTCGTTTCAACTTAAG GACTATGATCGAGACCCCGAGATTCTGA
- the LOC108480363 gene encoding probable tetraacyldisaccharide 4'-kinase, mitochondrial isoform X7, whose translation MEKLKQAVKEIAYYRHQAKFSKLHLSLIPFLSLSSSLYGALLYTRQSLYRSGFFSKNRLPVPVISVGNLTWGGNGKTPMAEFIAKRLADYGISPLILTRGYAGGDEAKMLKRHLLGGPVKVGVGANRVATANLFFEKYGYVDYRGSKFFERTYLDPKMGSHVGSQKIGAAVLDDGMQHWSLCRDLEIVMINGLMPWGNCKLLPLGPLREPLIAIKRANIAVVHHADLVLEQKLKDIKLVLQEIKESLPIFYTRMTPSYFFELRNISTKMHLGAVLDAVVLCVSAIGSPDAFVRAMEKDHYLSIDLTSVTITRFNLRIFI comes from the exons ATGGAGAAACTGAAGCAAGCAGTGAAAGAGATCGCCTACTACCGACACCAAGCTAAGTTTTCCAAGCTTCATCTCTCTCttattcctttcctttccttGTCTTCGTCTCTCTACGGCGCCCTTCTCTATACTCGTCAGTCTCTTTACCGCTCTGGTTTCTTCTCTAAGAACAG GTTGCCAGTGCCGGTAATCAGTGTTGGGAATTTGACGTGGGGAGGAAATGGAAAGACCCCAATGGCTGAGTTCATAGCTAAACGCTTAGCTGATTATGGAATTTCACCTCTCATTTTGACGAGG GGCTATGCCGGTGGAGATGAAGCTAAAATGCTAAAAAGGCATCTACTTGGGGGACCTGTAAAAGTTGGTGTAGGTGCAAATAGGGTGGCCACTGCCAATTTGTTCTTTGAAAAATATGGATATGTAGATTACCGTGGTAGTAAATTCTTTGAGAGAACCTATCTTGACCCAAAAATGGGAAGTCATGTTGGTTCACAAAAAATTGGTGCAGCAGTTTTAGACGATGGTATGCAG CATTGGAGCTTATGTCGTGACCTAGAAATTGTAATGATTAACGGACTAATGCCTTGGGGAAACTGCAAACTACTTCCTCTTGGACCCTTAAGAGAACCTTTAATAGCAATCAAACGTGCCAATATTGCTGTAGTCCATCATGCTGACCTG GTGTTGGAACAAAAGCTCAAAGATATCAAGTTAGTGCTTCAAGAAATCAAGGAGTCACTTCCTATTTTTTACACCAGAATGACTCCCTCATATTTCTTTGAACTGAGAAATATAAGCACAAAGATGCATTTGGGAGCTGTGCTCGATGCAGTTGTCTTATGTGTTTCTGCAATCGGTTCTCCCGATGCTTTTGTGCGGGCGATGGAAAAG GACCATTATTTGTCGATCGATTTGACTTCAGTGACCATTACTCGTTTCAACTTAAG GATATTCATATGA